A part of Onthophagus taurus isolate NC chromosome 7, IU_Otau_3.0, whole genome shotgun sequence genomic DNA contains:
- the LOC111418816 gene encoding UDP-glucose 4-epimerase isoform X1, with protein MPSILLKLAYAFICIYYVVIPLGFVTKWCFGEEQFEMTGKALVLVTGGAGYVGSHTIVELLENDYDVVVIDNLVNSFAEYNQKPESLLRVEQITGKTVPFYNIDIRDRAALETLFEMYKFDCVMHFAALKAVGESVQIPLTYYQNNIAGSGTLFEVMRKHNVKKIVFSSSATVYGIPKFLPITEQHPTGQGCTNPYGKTKYFVEEILKDVCTSDQEWKAIILRYFNPVGAHPSGLIGEDPTGIPNNLMPYISQVAVGRRDKVQVFGNDYDTEDGTGVRDYIHITDLAAGHVSALAKFDDTTFKGFMAYNLGTGRGYSVLEMIEAFAKASGKEIKFEVVARRHGDIASSFAEASLAKKELNWTATKDLDSMCRDTWNWQIKNPFGYQKDA; from the exons ATGCCTTCAATACTGTTAAAACTCGCGTATGCCTTCATTTGCATTTATTATGTGGTAATACCTTTGGGATTTGTAACAAA GTGGTGCTTTGGTGAGGAACAGTTTGAAATGACCGGGAAAGCTTTAGTATTGGTCACTGGTGGTGCTGGCTATGTAGGATCTCATACAATAGttgaattattagaaaatgattATGATGTTGTGGTCATCGATAATTTGGTTAACAGCTTTGCAGAGTACAATCAAAAACCCGAATCTCTCCTTAGAGTTGAACAGATCACTGGAAAGACTGTTCCTTTTTACAACATCGATATAAGGGATCGAGCTGCATTGGAAACGTTATTTGAGAtg tataaatTTGATTGTGTGATGCATTTCGCTGCTTTAAAAGCCGTTGGAGAGTCTGTACAAATTCCCTTGACTTATTACCAGAATAATATAGCTGGATCAGGAACgttatttgaggttatgagGAAAcacaatgtaaaaaaaatcgtattttcaTCATCTGCTACTGTTTATGGAATTCCAAAATTCTTGCCAATAACTGAGCAACACCCCACTGGTCAAGGTTGCACAAATCCTTATGGAAAAACGAAGTATTTTGTAgaggaaattttaaaagacGTTTGTACTTCTGATCAG GAATGGAAAGCaataattttaagatattttaatccAGTTGGAGCTCATCCTTCAGGACTAATTGGAGAAGATCCTACTGGAATACCAAATAATTTAATGCCCTATATATCTCAGGTAGCCGTCGGTCGTAGAGATAAAGTACAAGTTTTTGGTAATGATTATGACACAGAAGACGGCACAGGCGTTCGAGATTACATTCATATAACCGATTTAGCAGCAGGTCATGTGAGTGCTTTAGCAAAATTTGATGATACCACCTTTAAAGGTTTCATGGCGTACAACTTGGGTACAGGGCGCGGTTATTCCGTGCTAGAAATGATCGAAGCATTTGCTAAAGCGTCTGGGaaagaaatcaaatttgaaGTTGTCGCGCGGCGACATGGGGACATTGCGTCAAGTTTTGCAGAAGCTTCGTTagctaaaaaagaattaaattggaCGGCGACGAAAGACCTTGATAGTATGTGTCGGGATACATGGAATTGGCAAATTAAGAATCCCTTCGGATATCAAAAGGATGCATAG
- the LOC111418816 gene encoding UDP-glucose 4-epimerase isoform X2 gives MPSFAFIMWWCFGEEQFEMTGKALVLVTGGAGYVGSHTIVELLENDYDVVVIDNLVNSFAEYNQKPESLLRVEQITGKTVPFYNIDIRDRAALETLFEMYKFDCVMHFAALKAVGESVQIPLTYYQNNIAGSGTLFEVMRKHNVKKIVFSSSATVYGIPKFLPITEQHPTGQGCTNPYGKTKYFVEEILKDVCTSDQEWKAIILRYFNPVGAHPSGLIGEDPTGIPNNLMPYISQVAVGRRDKVQVFGNDYDTEDGTGVRDYIHITDLAAGHVSALAKFDDTTFKGFMAYNLGTGRGYSVLEMIEAFAKASGKEIKFEVVARRHGDIASSFAEASLAKKELNWTATKDLDSMCRDTWNWQIKNPFGYQKDA, from the exons ATGCCTTCATTTGCATTTATTATGTG GTGGTGCTTTGGTGAGGAACAGTTTGAAATGACCGGGAAAGCTTTAGTATTGGTCACTGGTGGTGCTGGCTATGTAGGATCTCATACAATAGttgaattattagaaaatgattATGATGTTGTGGTCATCGATAATTTGGTTAACAGCTTTGCAGAGTACAATCAAAAACCCGAATCTCTCCTTAGAGTTGAACAGATCACTGGAAAGACTGTTCCTTTTTACAACATCGATATAAGGGATCGAGCTGCATTGGAAACGTTATTTGAGAtg tataaatTTGATTGTGTGATGCATTTCGCTGCTTTAAAAGCCGTTGGAGAGTCTGTACAAATTCCCTTGACTTATTACCAGAATAATATAGCTGGATCAGGAACgttatttgaggttatgagGAAAcacaatgtaaaaaaaatcgtattttcaTCATCTGCTACTGTTTATGGAATTCCAAAATTCTTGCCAATAACTGAGCAACACCCCACTGGTCAAGGTTGCACAAATCCTTATGGAAAAACGAAGTATTTTGTAgaggaaattttaaaagacGTTTGTACTTCTGATCAG GAATGGAAAGCaataattttaagatattttaatccAGTTGGAGCTCATCCTTCAGGACTAATTGGAGAAGATCCTACTGGAATACCAAATAATTTAATGCCCTATATATCTCAGGTAGCCGTCGGTCGTAGAGATAAAGTACAAGTTTTTGGTAATGATTATGACACAGAAGACGGCACAGGCGTTCGAGATTACATTCATATAACCGATTTAGCAGCAGGTCATGTGAGTGCTTTAGCAAAATTTGATGATACCACCTTTAAAGGTTTCATGGCGTACAACTTGGGTACAGGGCGCGGTTATTCCGTGCTAGAAATGATCGAAGCATTTGCTAAAGCGTCTGGGaaagaaatcaaatttgaaGTTGTCGCGCGGCGACATGGGGACATTGCGTCAAGTTTTGCAGAAGCTTCGTTagctaaaaaagaattaaattggaCGGCGACGAAAGACCTTGATAGTATGTGTCGGGATACATGGAATTGGCAAATTAAGAATCCCTTCGGATATCAAAAGGATGCATAG
- the LOC111418816 gene encoding UDP-glucose 4-epimerase isoform X3 → MTGKALVLVTGGAGYVGSHTIVELLENDYDVVVIDNLVNSFAEYNQKPESLLRVEQITGKTVPFYNIDIRDRAALETLFEMYKFDCVMHFAALKAVGESVQIPLTYYQNNIAGSGTLFEVMRKHNVKKIVFSSSATVYGIPKFLPITEQHPTGQGCTNPYGKTKYFVEEILKDVCTSDQEWKAIILRYFNPVGAHPSGLIGEDPTGIPNNLMPYISQVAVGRRDKVQVFGNDYDTEDGTGVRDYIHITDLAAGHVSALAKFDDTTFKGFMAYNLGTGRGYSVLEMIEAFAKASGKEIKFEVVARRHGDIASSFAEASLAKKELNWTATKDLDSMCRDTWNWQIKNPFGYQKDA, encoded by the exons ATGACCGGGAAAGCTTTAGTATTGGTCACTGGTGGTGCTGGCTATGTAGGATCTCATACAATAGttgaattattagaaaatgattATGATGTTGTGGTCATCGATAATTTGGTTAACAGCTTTGCAGAGTACAATCAAAAACCCGAATCTCTCCTTAGAGTTGAACAGATCACTGGAAAGACTGTTCCTTTTTACAACATCGATATAAGGGATCGAGCTGCATTGGAAACGTTATTTGAGAtg tataaatTTGATTGTGTGATGCATTTCGCTGCTTTAAAAGCCGTTGGAGAGTCTGTACAAATTCCCTTGACTTATTACCAGAATAATATAGCTGGATCAGGAACgttatttgaggttatgagGAAAcacaatgtaaaaaaaatcgtattttcaTCATCTGCTACTGTTTATGGAATTCCAAAATTCTTGCCAATAACTGAGCAACACCCCACTGGTCAAGGTTGCACAAATCCTTATGGAAAAACGAAGTATTTTGTAgaggaaattttaaaagacGTTTGTACTTCTGATCAG GAATGGAAAGCaataattttaagatattttaatccAGTTGGAGCTCATCCTTCAGGACTAATTGGAGAAGATCCTACTGGAATACCAAATAATTTAATGCCCTATATATCTCAGGTAGCCGTCGGTCGTAGAGATAAAGTACAAGTTTTTGGTAATGATTATGACACAGAAGACGGCACAGGCGTTCGAGATTACATTCATATAACCGATTTAGCAGCAGGTCATGTGAGTGCTTTAGCAAAATTTGATGATACCACCTTTAAAGGTTTCATGGCGTACAACTTGGGTACAGGGCGCGGTTATTCCGTGCTAGAAATGATCGAAGCATTTGCTAAAGCGTCTGGGaaagaaatcaaatttgaaGTTGTCGCGCGGCGACATGGGGACATTGCGTCAAGTTTTGCAGAAGCTTCGTTagctaaaaaagaattaaattggaCGGCGACGAAAGACCTTGATAGTATGTGTCGGGATACATGGAATTGGCAAATTAAGAATCCCTTCGGATATCAAAAGGATGCATAG
- the LOC111418818 gene encoding zinc finger protein Paris-like, which yields MVKLYKHKTFVLINMDLDSSVALDLKPIELDYYCDINSGPICRVCLEKCLPNKSVCNIFSDIKQFNRVSTMIMACSNVQLTEGDGLPNLICENCIAKLDIAWNFKVQCENSDLKLRQIYSQQQLESHQSLDNFAIGLRNDDYFNVKSNEEFITNMSQMDDISTNQVIDENSQNHTSLQLLPSKTKLRSPASKPNKLQKELKTHQCDTCGKVFNRREYLTQHIRIHTGEKPYKCHLCERRFANSGHLTTHMRTHTGEKPHSCTMCTKAFSTRQELQKHIMVHNGDRPFECKMCSKRFGNISNLYSHLRHHTGEKNFTCEHCGKAFYSKQELKQHSVVHTGEKPFLCQFCNKRFSQLGHLRRHSKLHKS from the exons ATGGTTAAGTTGTATAAACATAAAACCTTCGTGTTAATAAATATGGATTTAGATAGTTCTGTAGCTTTAGATTTAAAACCAATAGAATTAGATTATTATTGTGATATTAATTCAGGACCAATTTGTCGAGTTtgtttagaaaaatgtttacCAAACAAAAGTGTGTGCAATATTTTTAGTGATATTAAACAGTTCAATAGAGTTTCTACAATGATCATGGCTTGTTCTAATGTACAG TTAACTGAAGGTGATGGACTTCCAAACCTAATCTGTGAAAATTGCATTGCCAAGTTAGATATCGCTTGGAATTTCAAGGTCCAGTGTGAAAACTCGGATTTAAAGTTACGACAAATTTACTCCCAACAACAATTAGAAAGTCATCAAAGCTTGGATAACTTTGCTATCGgattaagaaatgatgattacttcaatgttaaatcaaatgaagaatttattacaaatatgtcacaGATGGATGATATTTCT ACAAACCAAGTTATTGATGAAAACAGCCAAAATCACACATCACTACAATTACTTCCAAGTAAAACTAAACTTCGATCGCCGGCATCTAAACcaaacaaattacaaaaagaacTTAAAACCCACCAATGTGATACTTGtggaaaagtttttaatcGCAGAGAATATTTAACTCAACATATTAGAATACATACAG gtGAAAAACCCTATAAATGTCACTTATGTGAACGAAGATTTGCAAACTCTGGCCATTTAACTACTCACATGAGAACTCACACAGGCGAGAAACCTCATTCATGTACTATGTGTACAAAAGCTTTTTCAACCCGTCAAGAACTTCAAAAACATATAATG GTACATAATGGAGATCGCCCTTTTGAAtgcaaaatgtgctcaaaaagGTTTGGAAACATAAGTAATTTGTATTCGCATCTTCGACATCACACAGGAGAGAAGAATTTTACATGTGAACATTGTGGGAAAgcattttattctaaacaggAGTTAAAACAGCACAGTGTTGTTCATACAGGGGAAAAACCCTTTTTGTGCCAATTTTGCAACAAACGATTTTCACAGTTGGGCCATTTAAGAAGACACTCCAAACTGCacaaaagttaa
- the LOC111418865 gene encoding proteasome subunit beta type-5 translates to MALAEICGLQDFDSWKNKHELNIDIANFNQNFQNNMEFAVPPTSNPAGMFGKLSKDETGKDIKIQFDHGTTTLGFQYQGGVVLAVDSRATGGAFIGSQTMKKIVEINDFLLGTLAGGAADCVYWDRVLSKQCRMYELRNRERISVAAASKLMANMVYNYKGMGLSMGMMIAGWDKRGPQLYYVDSEGTRTPGKVFSVGSGSIYAFGVLDAGYNWDMKDEEAYELGRRSIYHATHRDAYSGGIVRVYHMKNTGWVHIDNNDCMDMHYKYLEDKKVAENQIV, encoded by the exons ATGGCTTTGGCAGAAATATGCGGCCTCCAAGATTTCGATTCATGGAAAAATAAACACGAATTGAATATCGACATTGCTAATTTCAACCAAAACTTCCAAAATAACATGGAATTCGCTGTTCCGCCTACCTCTAAC CCAGCAGGTATGTTTGGAAAATTATCAAAAGATGAAACCGGGAAGGATATCAAAATACAATTTGATCATGGTACAACAACTCTAGGATTTCAGTATCAAGGGGGAGTTGTTTTGGCTGTTGACTCTCGTGCTACAGGCGGAGCGTTTATTGGTTCACAAACGATgaaaaagattgttgaaaTTAATGACTTTTTATTGGGAACGTTAGCTGGAGGTGCTGCAGATTGTGTTTATTGGGACAGAGTCTTATCTAAACAATGCCGCATGTACGAATTAAGAAATCGGGAGCGTATTTCCGTAGCTGCCGCTTCAAAGCTCATGGCTAATATGGTTTATAATTACAAAGGCATGGGACTTTCAATGGGAATGATGATTGCTGGATGGGATAAAAGGGGTCCTCAGCTTTATTATGTTGATTCTGAAGGCACTAGAACACCAGGAAAAGTCTTCAGTGTTGGTTCAGGGTCGATTTATGCTTTTGGTGTATTAGATGCCGGATATAATTGGGATATGAAAGATGAAGAGGCCTACGAATTGGGACGTAGATCAATTTATCATGCAACCCACCGTGATGCATACTCTGGTGGAATTGTTAGGGTGTATCATATGAAAAATACTGGTTGGGTTCatattgataataatgatTGCATGGATATGCATTATAAATATTTGGAAGATAAAAAGGTTGCGGAaaatcaaattgtttaa
- the LOC111418872 gene encoding protein FAM110B, translated as MATMMYPTLSKSQSMRSKRKSAVELLAESKPFYVKSEIVRDTTQSIPTRTIQSFGCGYGTYVRSKSVNVTATHGTHNTTNYKSTTLPQYMAVSPSRSLPPISHRRSVHSGTSDLLQNKLRQLLVCDSAEELSVEQLGPLSPPAEYAQRCHKSLPDLHCRAEPSSNKSSNKSLSNRDSGGSSGHYTQRSEPPPPPRQDTRRDSGSSTQHSGGSSYFCCQETDCRARYPQPITSFKRQKCLRYKRDRPILRSKSDISDRYWRSAEPPVSHLEQFFEHLGLTSDSFEDMLSDSRSSDSPVFFSDVSTVDSSRPIDNVDHCQPQALRPSEPPSIVERNARIIKWLCNCRKSQLS; from the exons ATGGCCACAATGATGTACCCAACGTTATCAAAATCGCAAAGTATGCGTTCAAAACGGAAATCGGCCGTAGAACTCCTTGCGGAGAGTAAACCCTTTTATGTTAAGTCCGAAATTGTTAGAGATACAACCCAATCAATTCCAACGAgaactattcaaagttttgGGTGCGGGTATGGAACTTATGTTAGAAGCAAATCGGTTAATGTTACTGCAACACATGGCACACATAATACTACCAATTATAAATCCACTACATTACCACAAT ATATGGCGGTTTCACCATCACGATCTCTTCCCCCAATATCTCATAGACGTTCGGTTCATTCAGGAACAAGTGATCTTCTTCAAAATAAGCTTAGACAGCTCTTGGTGTGCGACAGTGCAGAAGAATTGAGTGTAGAACAATTGGGTCCATTGAGTCCTCCCGCCGAGTATGCTCAAAGATGCCACAAAAGTCTTCCGGATCTTCATTGCAGGGCAGAACCAAGTTCCAATAAAAGTAGCAACAAGAGTTTGTCAAACAGGGATAGTGGTGGTTCAAGTGGACATTATACACAAAGAAGTGAACCTCCACCACCACCAAGACAG gATACACGAAGAGATTCTGGTTCTAGTACACAACATAGTGGGGGAAGTTCTTATTTTTGCTGTCAAGAGACAGATTGTAGAGCGCGTTACCCTCAACCAATCACTAGTTTTAAAAGACAAAAATGTCTCCGTTATAAAAGGGACCGCCCGATTTTGCGATCAAAATCCGATATCAGCGATAGGTATTGGAGATCTGCGGAGCCCCCAGTGAGCCATCTGGAACAATTTTTTGAGCACCTCGGGCTTACGAGTGATAGTTTCGAGGATATGTTAAGCGATAGCAGATCCTCGGATAGTCCTGTCTTTTTCTCGGATGTATCCACCGTCGATTCAAGTCGACCCATCGATAACGTTGATCACTGCCAACCTCAAGCACTGAGGCCAAGCGAGCCCCCATCCATTGTGGAACGCAACGCTCGGATCATTAAGTGGTTGTGTAACTGTAGGAAGTCGCAATTATCATGA